CAGCTCGATTGCCGATCCCATGTTGATGATGGACCGCGAGCGCGTGGTGACATGGGCAAACGCGCGCGCCGAACAGCTGTTCGGCCCGGACGTAATCGGCAAATCGTGTGATGTGGTCTTTGCCTGTAACCGCATGCCCTGCGAAAAGTGCTCGGTGTTTCGGGCTCTCAGCACGAATCTGGTGCACGACAGCGAAAGCGTAGTCACGGATGCCACGGGAACGCTCCGGCATTTCTGGTGTACGGCCGGGACCGCCGCTCATGACGAGGAGGGTAAACCGAGCGCCGTGGTCGAGATTCTTCGCGACATTACCGAGCGCAAACAGAACGAAGATGCCCGGCGTCTGTTAGAAGACCAGCTTCGGCAAGCACAAAAAATGGAGGCTGTGGGCCAGCTCGCCGGCGGCGTGGCCCACGATTTCAACAATCTGCTTCAGGTGATCCGCGGCAATATCGAGCTGGTCATGGACGACATTCCCCAAGACACGCCTCCCCGCGCGAGTCTCGAAGAGGTCGAGCGCGCCGCCGAGCGGGCAACCACCCTGGTACGGCAACTGCTGGCGTTCGGACGGCGCCAGAAGCTGGAGTTGCAGGCGCTCGACATGAACGAGGTTGTGAGCGGGATGCTCAGGATGATCCGGCGGCTGATCGGCGAACATATCGAGATGGCCTTCGAACCCGGCCCCGGCGAGGCCATGGTCTATGCTGATCGGGGGCAGATCGAGCAGATCATCGTCAATCTCTGCGTGAACGCACGGGATGCCATGCATCAGGGGGGGCGCCTGGTGCTCGAGGTGAACACCCGGGAAATCGATGCCGCTTTTACGTCGCGGTTCATGGAAACAAGGCCGGGCGCCTACCTGGTACTCCACGTCTCGGACTCCGGAACGGGCATCCATCCGGATATTCAGGACCGGATCTTCGAGCCGTTCTTNNNNNNNNNNNNNNNNNNNNNNNNNNNNNNNNNNNNNNNNNNNNNNNNNNNNNNNNNNNNNNNNNNNNNNNNNNNNNNNNNNNNNNNNNNNNNNNNNNNNGACAAGGGTCATTTGCCCTCGGGTAAGGCGGAGATTCTGCGGAAACCGTTCCGCTCGGAAACGCTCTTGCGTTGTGTGCAGGAAGCGTTGTCGCGCGAATAGCTTCCTTTGCGGCGGGCGCCGCCCGCCGGTCAGCGGGTTTTCGAAGCCAGACAAAAGGGTGGGGTAATGAAGAAATGGTTCAAGCGGGTGGCGCTCGTTGTCGGGCTGGCGGTGCTGGTTGCCGTTCTGGCCGCCGGTGTGTTCGTGGGCGGCCTCGCCTTCAAATACAAGAGGATAGTGGGGGCGGGCCCGGGCTCGGTCGCGACGAACGCGCAACCCGGCGAGCTCGGCAGATGGGTAGACCCCTTCATCGGCACGGGCGGCGTTCCCTGGATGTGCGCCAACAACTATCCCGGCGTGTCGCTGCCCTTCGGCGTCGTGCGGCTCAGCCCCGAAACGGTATCCATGCTCACTGCGGAGCGGGCTCTCAACAAATCCGGCTATTATTACGGCGACAACAAGATGCTGGGATTCAGCCACACGCGCCTGAACGGCACGGGAGCAGTGGACGGGGGGCATTTTCTTGTGCGTCCCGCGCTGGCGCCGGTCGCGTTTGATGTTCCCAAAGACGCCCGTTGCGACACGTTCACGCACGCCGAGGAAGAGGCGTTTCCCGGATACTACGCCGTGCGTCTGTCCAAACCCGGGATCCTGGCCGAGCTTACCGCGACGCCCCGGGTGGGCGTGCACCGCTACACGTTTCCCGCAAACAGGACCGCCCACGTGCACATCGACGTATCCAACGCGCTCGGCGGACGGCGCAGCGAGGAAGGCGAGGTGCGCGTTTTCCCCGCCGCGGGCGAGCTCGAAGGGTCGGTGCGTACCTTTGGCGCCTTCGCGGGGCGCTACGGCGGCATCAAGGTATATTTCGCCGCGCGTTTCGACCGCCCGTTCAGCGCGTACTCGACGTGGAGCGGCGTTCAATGCGCGGACGGCCATGCCGTAGCCGAAGGAAGCGACGTCGGTGCGGATCTCACGTTCAACGCGTCCGGCCAGGCGCAGACCGTGGAGCTCCGGCTGGCGATCTCGCATGTCAGCATCGCCAATGCCAAAGAAAACCTCGAGGCCGAAACGGCGGGAAAAACGTTCGAGGCAATCCTCGAAGAAGCCAAGGCCGCCTGGGAGGAGCGCCTGTCGCTCATTAAGATCCAGGGAGGCTCGGAACAACAGCGCACCATCTTCTATACGGCGCTGTACCGTGTCTTTCAGATGCCCACGGTCTTCAGCGACGTCAACGGAGACTATTTCGGCTTCGACAAGCAGGTCCACCGGGCCGAGGGTTTCCGTTACTTCACGGATATGTCGCTTTGGGACACGTTTCGCACCGTTCATCCCCTGTATACACTTATCGCGCCCGACGACCAGCGCGACATGCTCGTTTCGCTCATCGCGATGGCCGAACAGGGCGGCGGATGGCTGCCGCGATGGCCTTCGGGAAACGGGTATACGAACTCCATGCTGGGCACGCCCGCGGATATCGTCATTTCCGAGTCGTATCTGAAAGGCATTCGCGGTTTTGACATCGAAACGGCTTACGAGATGATGCGCCGCACCGCGCTCGGGCCAACGCCGAAGGGCGCCGCGTTCTCTGGCCGCGAGGGCATCGAGCATTACCTCGAATACAGATATTGTCCCGCCGAGCTGATGGAGGAGGCCGTCTCGCGCACCTTCGAATTCGGATGGGCGGACAGCGCGCTCGCCAACCTCGCATACTACGGCCTCGGCAATGAGGAAGACGCCGCCCTGTTCCGAGAACATGCGGCGTACTACCGCAACCTCTGGAACCCCGAAACGCGGTATTTTCAGCCTCGGACCGCCGCCGGCGCGTTTGTCGAGCCTTTTGACCCGCTGAAGCTGAGCTATCTCGACAGCAAAGGAGATCTGACGAATGACTACGTGGAAGGCAGTGCTCTCCAGTGGCGGTGGGGCGCCCCGTATGACGCCCGCGGGATGATCGGCCTTTTCGGCAGTAATGCGTATTTTGTCGATGAATTGAACGCGTTTTTCGAAAATGCGGACGAGGACATGGGGGTGCTTATCCCGTCCTCTTACTACTGGCAGGGGAATCAGCCCGACCTGCACGCCGCCTACCTGTTTATCGAAGCCCTCCGCCCCGATCTCACACAGAAATGGGTCCGTTGGATTCTGGACACCAAGCACAGCGCCGATTACGTCGGCCTCGACGGCAATGACGACGGCGGCACCCTCTCCGCCTGGTTCGTTTTCAGCGCCCTGGGTTTGTATCCCGTGGCAGGCACGAACGAGTACTGGGCCGGCGCGCCGCTCTTCGAACGGGCCGAGGTGAAGGTGCGAGACGGCACACTCACGGTCATCGCCGACAACTACGCCCCGGAGAATCTGTACGCGCGCAGCGTCCGCATCAACGGTTACCGGCTCGACGAGTTCCGCGTCACCCACGAGCAGCTCGCCCGCGGCGGCGAGCTCCGGTTCGCGATGGCCCCAGAGCCGGCGGGCAAAGCAGAGTGAGTGCGGGCGGGAATTGCGCGCAAAAGAAGAACACCAAATGCACCTGGCGCGGCCGTTGACTGCAACCAAATCCCCTGCGCGAACGCGGGAGCACGCCCATCTGCTCGCGCAGGCTTCGCTTCGGCGAACGCTCCATTTCTCCCGTGTCCTTTGTGTCTCCGTGTGAGTTTCCGCAATCGTCGTGTTATCCGATTTGGTAATTCCTGTTCCGCTTGACCGGCATGATACACTGAGGCCTCGTGTCTGACGCTGGGGCTTCAGGAGGGTTCTTCGGCGATGCCCGTGTGGCAGCTCCATCCCTTCGCCGCGCCGCTGTTGGCAACGGCGGCAATCGCGGTCGTCTTCGTCGCCGTCTTGTGGCGCCGCCGCAGCGAACAAGGCGCGCTCACGCTACTGGTGCTGATAGCTGGCGCGGGCATATGGACGTTCGCCGAAACAGCCGAACTCGGCTGTCAGACTTTCGAAGGCCGCATGTTCTGGACCCACGTGCGCTACGTGGGGATTGTTACCGTCCCCTTTGCCTGGTTTATCTTCGCCTTCCAGTTCACATGGGGCCGCCACCGTAGCGTGCCCTGGTTTCTTAAAGCCCTTGCAGTGTTGCCTATCATGAATCTGGCCGTTGTCTGGACAAACGGGCGTCATGGCCTGGTGTGGCGGAAGCTGTGGCTCGATACCAGCGGGCCCGTGACGACGCTCGCCACTGTGCGAGGTCCACTGTATTGGGTTGCGGTTTCGTGTGGTTACACGTTCGTGCTCGTGGGAACAGCGTTCCTGGTGCTTGCAGCGCTGCGCTCCCATCGCACCTACCGAAGGCAGGCCTTCTTCCTCCTTGTCGGGGCGCTCGCGCCCTTATCCGCGAACCTCGTGTTCCAGCTCCGGCTGAGTCCTCTCCCTTACATGGACCTCACGCCC
This genomic interval from Candidatus Hydrogenedentota bacterium contains the following:
- a CDS encoding GH92 family glycosyl hydrolase → MKKWFKRVALVVGLAVLVAVLAAGVFVGGLAFKYKRIVGAGPGSVATNAQPGELGRWVDPFIGTGGVPWMCANNYPGVSLPFGVVRLSPETVSMLTAERALNKSGYYYGDNKMLGFSHTRLNGTGAVDGGHFLVRPALAPVAFDVPKDARCDTFTHAEEEAFPGYYAVRLSKPGILAELTATPRVGVHRYTFPANRTAHVHIDVSNALGGRRSEEGEVRVFPAAGELEGSVRTFGAFAGRYGGIKVYFAARFDRPFSAYSTWSGVQCADGHAVAEGSDVGADLTFNASGQAQTVELRLAISHVSIANAKENLEAETAGKTFEAILEEAKAAWEERLSLIKIQGGSEQQRTIFYTALYRVFQMPTVFSDVNGDYFGFDKQVHRAEGFRYFTDMSLWDTFRTVHPLYTLIAPDDQRDMLVSLIAMAEQGGGWLPRWPSGNGYTNSMLGTPADIVISESYLKGIRGFDIETAYEMMRRTALGPTPKGAAFSGREGIEHYLEYRYCPAELMEEAVSRTFEFGWADSALANLAYYGLGNEEDAALFREHAAYYRNLWNPETRYFQPRTAAGAFVEPFDPLKLSYLDSKGDLTNDYVEGSALQWRWGAPYDARGMIGLFGSNAYFVDELNAFFENADEDMGVLIPSSYYWQGNQPDLHAAYLFIEALRPDLTQKWVRWILDTKHSADYVGLDGNDDGGTLSAWFVFSALGLYPVAGTNEYWAGAPLFERAEVKVRDGTLTVIADNYAPENLYARSVRINGYRLDEFRVTHEQLARGGELRFAMAPEPAGKAE
- a CDS encoding PAS domain-containing protein → GVLALLLLILFWNYRLTRAVNQRTAALSSANEALRQSEERAQGIVSSIADPMLMMDRERVVTWANARAEQLFGPDVIGKSCDVVFACNRMPCEKCSVFRALSTNLVHDSESVVTDATGTLRHFWCTAGTAAHDEEGKPSAVVEILRDITERKQNEDARRLLEDQLRQAQKMEAVGQLAGGVAHDFNNLLQVIRGNIELVMDDIPQDTPPRASLEEVERAAERATTLVRQLLAFGRRQKLELQALDMNEVVSGMLRMIRRLIGEHIEMAFEPGPGEAMVYADRGQIEQIIVNLCVNARDAMHQGGRLVLEVNTREIDAAFTSRFMETRPGAYLVLHVSDSGTGIHPDIQDRIFEPF